TGATCGCCACATACGGCGCCTGGGCGCTGGAGTGCGAGCACACCGTCGGCGTTGCCGTGGACTCCTGTGCCGCGACGCAGACCGCGGCCCAGCAGGTCGGCGATCCGGACGCGGGCGGGGTGGTCCTCACCGTCCTCTTCGTGCGCGGTGAGGGCGGATCGGTGGAGGTGATGCGCGTCTTGGCGCCGCTGGGGGTGCTGCTCCCCTCCGGGCTCAGCCTGTCTGTGGACGGGGCGGAGGTGGGCGTCGCCGGGTTCGTGCGCTGCCTGCCGCCGGGCTGCATCTCGGAGGTGGCGCTGGGGGAGGGGCTGCGCGAGGCGCTGGTCGCCGGACGGACCGCCCAGTTCGCCGTCTCGCTCACGCCGCAGAGCCAAGCCGCCGTGCGCGTCTCGCTCGATGGGCTGGGTGATGCGCTGGACGCCCTCGCCACCGCCTCGGTTTCCGCGTCCGGAAACGACGGGGCCGGCGCGCCCGACCCTGACACCGACCAATGATTTGATCACCTTTGATCGCGGGGACGTGCACCCTCGCCGCGAAGCAGATACAGAGTCGCAGGAGTGCGCGCGACGGCGCTCTTATCGCCGCCGCGCGATAGCGTAGGAGAGTGAGGATGCTACCACGCCTTTGGGTCCTGGCCGCCGGTCTCGTGGCCGCGCTCGGATGCGCGCTGGTCGACGCGGCGCCCGCCGAGGCGCAGGGCCGGATCGTCGGGCGCTACGGAGACTGGCAGATCCGCTGTCAGGCCGAGGTCGGCGCCCCGTCCGAGCAGTGCGCGCTGGTACAGAACGTCCAGGCGCAGGACCGCGCCAACATCGCGCTCAGTGTCGTCTTCATCCGCACCGCCGACCAGCAGGTCCAGATCCTGCGCGTGCTGGCGCCGCTGGCGATCCTGCTGCCCCCCGGCCTCGGCCTCTCGATCGACAATGTCGAAGTGGGCGCCGCCGGGTTCGTGCGCTGCCTGGCGTCGGGTTGCGTGGCCGAAGTGCGGCTCGACGACGGCCTGATCGAGCGGTTCGAGGCCGGGACCACGGCCACCTTCTCGATCTTCCGCACGCCGGAGGAGGGGATCGGCATCCCGATCTCGCTGGAGGGCTTCGCCGATGGCTTCGCCGCGCTGGAGAACCCACCGACCGAGACGCTCGCCGACGTCGCCCCGCCGCGCGAGCCGGTCGCCACCAGCACCAGCTCGGTGTCCGGCATCGCCGACCTCGACACCCGCTTCACGCCGGACGATCGCACCGCGCTCGACCAGCTCCTCGAGGACGACCTCTTCCCCTACGTCGCCGGTGCGGCCGGGGCGGTCTTCCTGCTGATCGTCGTCGGCGGTCTGTTGCTGGTCCGTGGGCGCTCCAAGCCCAAGCCGCGCCGGAGCCGTCCGGCCGCCAAGGCCAAAGGCGGCAAGCGCGCCGCGCCGACGATCGTCGAGGACGCGGAGGACGACGCCGAGGGGGCCGACCTCGAGGACCTCGACGACGCGGAGGAGGATCTGCGCGACGAGCCGGTGGCGCCGACGCGGCAGCAGCCGCGGATGCTGGCGGCCCCGCGCCAGCCGCGAGCGCCGACCGATCCGGCGCCGACGCCGGTGCGCGAGCCGCGTCGCCTGCCGGGGAGCGAGGCCGGTGCGCAGGGCCAGCCGCCGCGCCGCACCGCCCCGCCGGGGCCGCGCCCGCAGACCCGCCCGCCGCGTTCTTCTTGAGCCGCGGCAGCTCAGGCGCGCCGCCGACCGCGGCTCGCGGGGCTGAATAACGGGGAAAAGTCTCCGCCCGGCGTCGTCGCGCGGGTCTGCGCAAGCGGCCCGCGCGCCGCCCGAGGCGTCGAACGCGCAGCAATGATGGCGGATGGTGAACGGCGCATCGCCGCATGGCGCCGGCCCCCGCACCGGCGGGGCTCGGATACCAGCGAGCGGGCGGTCAGGAGACTGTGTCGACCTCGAACGCCTCGGGGTCCTGGTCCTCGGTCTGCCAGACCTTCTTGAGGAGTTTGAGGAGCTGGCGCTGCTCGGCCGGGCTCAGCAGGCCGGCCTGCATGCGCGCCTCGAACGCCTCGACACGCTCGCGCTCGATGGTCGCGAGCTCTTCGCCCCGATGCGACAGGTGCAGCTCCACCGCGCGACGATCGTTGTCGGGCGTCGTGCGTTCGATGAGGTCCTGGTCCTGCAGCGCCTGGACCAGCTTCGTCATGTGCGCGGGCTTGAGCAGCAACGTCGACGCGAGATGACCCTGACGGATGCCGGGATTGGCCTGAATGAGGGTCAACGCCACGAGTTCCACGCTGGAGAGCCCGGCATCGCGGAAGGCCGGCTCGATCCGCCGCGCGCACCGCACCGACGCCAGGCGCAGGTTCAGCGCCAGCGAGCGGTCCAGCACCCGCGTGTCGATGACGCCGGGCCATGCGCTCACGGTGCGTGCCGTCAGTCCGCCGCCGGCGCCGCGCGCCGCCGGCACGCGTTTGCCACGATTGCGGGTCGGACGCCCATGTCGCGGTGCATTCTCATGATTCATTCCCCCACCCCTGAAAGCGTGCATCGGCAGAATACCTGGCCCATCAGTATTCGCTTTATGAAGCGATCCTCATCACCAGAGGAATACGATCCGGGGAAGTGAAAGGATGACATCAGATCCGCATCACTGATCAATATTTCAGACACGTGCCGCTAACGCGTTGATCTCGCAGCGACCGTCTCCCGAAATATCACCTTTGTGACGCCTTGCACCAGTGCCGATCACGCAACCCTCCTACGAAGTTGCGTATGTGCCGCATAAAGTGTGATCGCCGCGGCGTTGGATACGTTGAGCGAGGCGAGGGCTCCCGGGACCTCGATGGCGGCCACCGTGTCGCAGTTGGCGCGCACGCCGGGCCGCACGCCCTTGCCTTCGGCGCCGAGGACGAAGGCATAGCGCTCCGCGGCCGGCAGATCGCTCATCGACATCTCGGCCTCGCTGTCGAGCGCGACGGTGTAGAAGCCGGCCGCCTTCAGCGCGTCGACCGAGCGGGACATGTTCGTCTCCACCGCGATCGGCACCATGTCCAGCGCCCCGGAGGCGGACTTGGCGAGCACGCCGGTCTCCGACGCGCTGTGGCGTCGCGTGACGACGACGCCGTCCGCCTGGAACGCGGCCGCAGACCGCAGGATCGCACCGACATTGTGCGGATCGGTGATCTGGTCGAGGCACAGGACCAGACGCCCTTCGCCGAGCGTGGCGATATCGACCCCGTCGAGCGGCGAGACCCGCAGCGCGACCCCCTGGTGGACCGCGTCTCCGAGCAGCTTGTTGAGGCGGCGCACGTCGACGGTCTCGGCATCGATCCGGCGGGGCAGGGGCTCGAGCCGGCGCATGGCGTTGGTGGTCGCCATCATCGCGTGGACGGCGCGCCGGGGGTTGGCGAGGGCCGCGCGCACGGCATGCAGACCGAAAAGCCAATAAGGCTCAGATTCATCCATAGTTGCTTCGTGACTCGTCGTTGACATCGCGGCGCGTACAGCCTAACACGCCGCGACACATCGGAGGGGTGCCCGAGTGGCTAAAGGGGGCGGACTGTAAATCCGCTGGCTATGCCTACGTTGGTTCGAATCCAACCCCCTCCACCATCCCGCTTCCGCGATCTTCCCCAACCTGACGGAGCCCGTCTCATCGGAGCCTCACCGCGCGATTCGTGACGCCTTCGTGGCGCCGTGATGCCGCCGTGGGCGTCAAGGGTGCGCGTCGACCCGGCCGTGGGTCGCGAGGTGGTCGAGGACCAGGCGCACGCGGGCCGGCAGCGGACCGCCGGACTTCAGCCACAGCGCGTGAAACGGTTCGCGGTCGCCGATGTCGACCTCGCGCAGCAGGGGGACGAGGCGGCCGGCCGAGATGTCGTCCCGGACGGTGAACGCGGTGAGTCTCGCGAGACCGAGGCCGGCCCGCGCCATGTGCCGGATGCCCTCGCCGTCGCTCGCCGTCAGCGCCACCCGCGTGTCGAGCGGGCGGCCGCCGTCCGCGGGGTCGAACGGCCAGATTGCCTCCCGCCGCCGATAGCCGAGGCCGATGAGGTCGTGCGCGGCGAGGTCGCGCGCCGTCTCCGGCGTGCCGCGGGCCGCGAGGTAGGCGGGCGCGGCGACGACCATCCGCCCCGACGCCCCCAGTCCGCGTGCCACCAGCGCCGATGACGGCATCTCCCCGGCCCGCACGGCAATGTCCGCCTCCGCCTCGATCAGGCCGACGACCGTGTCCGTCTCGCTGACGACGATGCGCAGCGCAGGGTGCGCCGCGCGCAGCCTCCCTATCGCCGGATAGAGAATGTGATGCGCGTAGGAGGCCGAGGTGGTGACATGCACCGTACCGACCGGCCGACCGCCGCGCGCCGCCTCGTCCTCGGCCGCCTCGAGATCGGTCAGGATGCCGGCCGCGCGCAGGTGGAAGCCGCGCCCCTCGTCCGTCAGCGTCAGGCCGCGTGTGGTGCGGGCGACGAGCCGCGCACCGAGCCGGCGCTCCAGCCGCGCGACGGCCTTGGAGACGGCCGACGGCGTCAGTCCCGTGGCCCGGGCGGCGGCGGAGAAGTTTCCCTCCGCCGCGACGACCGCGAAGACCTCCAGCTCGCGCAGGCGCGACGGATCCCCCAGCATCTGTGCCTCGAATTCATAGAACTTCGGAATCTCGGCGATCTACGCATGGCGAGCCGCGGCACGCAAATAGGCTCGCGACAGCGGCGCTCTCCCGCCGACACCCGCCAACACCGGCCGGCGCCCCGCGGCGCGGCGCTCGCCCAATTGCGATGGAGCTTCCCCATGGATATCCGCCAACTCGGCCGCTCGGGCCTTCGCGTTCCCGCTCTCTCGTTCGGCGCGGGCACCTTCGGCGGCACCGGCCCCCTCTTTTCCAATTGGGGCCGGACCGACGTCGCCGAGGCGCGCCGCCTCGTCGAGATCTGCCTCGAGGCCGGCGTCACCCTGTTCGATACCGCCGACGTCTACTCCGACGGGCGCTCCGAAGAGGTGCTGGGCGCCGCGCTGGAAGGGCTGCGCGAGCGAGCGCTGATCTCGACCAAGACGGCGCTGCCGACTGGCGAGGGGCCGAACGAATGGGGTGTCTCCCGCGCCCGCCTCGTCGGTGCGGTGGACGCCGCGCTGCGCCGCCTGCGGACCGACCGGATCGACCTGATGCAACTCCACGCGTTCGACGGCTCCACCCCGGTCGACGAGCTTCTCCACACCGTCGACACCCTGGTGCGTGCCGGTAAGGTGCTCCATTGGGGCGTGTCGAACTATCCGGGCTGGGCGTTGATGCAGCTTCTGGAACGGGCGGACCGGCATGGCCTGCCGCGCCCGGTGGTCCATCAGGTCTACTATTCGCTGGTCGGGCGCGACTATGAGTGGGACCTGATGCCGCTCGGCGCGCGCGAGGGGGTCGGCGCGATGGTGTGGAGCCCGCTCGGATGGGGGCGCCTCACCGGCAAGATCCGCCGCGGTGCGCCGCTCCCCGAGGGATCGCGGCTGCACGAGACGGCAGATTTCGGCCCCCCGGTCGACGAGGCGCTGCTCTACGACGTGGTCGACGTGCTGGAGGCGGTGGCCGCGGAGGCGGGCCGCAGCGTGCCGCAGGTGGCGCTCGCCTGGCTCCTCGCCCGGCCGACCGTCGCCAGCGTCATCGTCGGCGCGCGCAACGAGGAGCAGTTGCGGCAGAACCTCGGCGCCGTCGGCTGGTCGCTCGGCGCGGAACAGGTCGCCCGCCTCGACGCCGCGTCGACGCGCGAGGCCGCCTATCCGGCCTTCCCCTACCGTCGCCAGGAGGGGTTTGCCCGTCTGTTTCCGCCGCTGGTGTAGTGCGCGAGGACGGCCGCGCCGGCGGGCCGCGGAGCGTGACATCACGGTCGTGTGCGTGTCGCAGAATCGGCGGTCTCGTCGGCCACGTCGTGCAGGACCGTCCTGGGGGGGCCAGTTCCACCGCGATCGCCATCGACCGCACCGCGGCGCAACCCGGCTATCTGCAGATCGCCGACGCACCATCGTCGTGCCGCTGCTGGGGCGCAGCGTGCAGTTCGCGGTGGTGCTGGCCACGCTCGCCTCGTTCCAGATCCTCGTGCCCGTCCTGATGCTCACCAAGGGCGGCCCCGACGGTGCGACCGATCTCGCCGGCTTCCAGATCTACGAGACCGGCTTCGTCTACTTCGATCCCGGCATGGCGAGCGCGATGTCCATCGTCCTCATCGCCGGCCTCGTCGGCGTGATCGCGTTGCAGCTGCGGCTCTTGCGCGTCACTTGGTCCTACGAGTGAGCGCGGTGCGCGGCGCCCTCGTCACCAAGCTTCTGGTGCTGGTCTTGTTCGTCGGTCCGGTCCTGCTGCTCGTCTCGGGCTCGTTCCGGGACAATCAGGAGATGTACCGCTACGCCGGCGACCTGTCGCTCTGGACCGTCCTGCCCCGCGCGCCGACGCTCGACGGCTACGCCCGCGCCCTCGCGTTGCCGCTCTTTCCCCGCCAACTCGTCAACACGGTCTTCCTTTCGTCGTGATGGCGAGCGCGACGACGGCGACGAGCCTGCTCGCCGCCTACGCGCTGGCTGCGGTTCCGGGGGGCGCGAGACGGTCTTCCTGGTCATGATGACGACGCTCTTCATCCCGGTCGACGTGGTGCTGCCGCCGCTCTTCTTCGTCGTCGC
This portion of the Acuticoccus sp. I52.16.1 genome encodes:
- a CDS encoding aldo/keto reductase, with the translated sequence MDIRQLGRSGLRVPALSFGAGTFGGTGPLFSNWGRTDVAEARRLVEICLEAGVTLFDTADVYSDGRSEEVLGAALEGLRERALISTKTALPTGEGPNEWGVSRARLVGAVDAALRRLRTDRIDLMQLHAFDGSTPVDELLHTVDTLVRAGKVLHWGVSNYPGWALMQLLERADRHGLPRPVVHQVYYSLVGRDYEWDLMPLGAREGVGAMVWSPLGWGRLTGKIRRGAPLPEGSRLHETADFGPPVDEALLYDVVDVLEAVAAEAGRSVPQVALAWLLARPTVASVIVGARNEEQLRQNLGAVGWSLGAEQVARLDAASTREAAYPAFPYRRQEGFARLFPPLV
- a CDS encoding LysR family transcriptional regulator encodes the protein MLGDPSRLRELEVFAVVAAEGNFSAAARATGLTPSAVSKAVARLERRLGARLVARTTRGLTLTDEGRGFHLRAAGILTDLEAAEDEAARGGRPVGTVHVTTSASYAHHILYPAIGRLRAAHPALRIVVSETDTVVGLIEAEADIAVRAGEMPSSALVARGLGASGRMVVAAPAYLAARGTPETARDLAAHDLIGLGYRRREAIWPFDPADGGRPLDTRVALTASDGEGIRHMARAGLGLARLTAFTVRDDISAGRLVPLLREVDIGDREPFHALWLKSGGPLPARVRLVLDHLATHGRVDAHP
- a CDS encoding MarR family winged helix-turn-helix transcriptional regulator; the protein is MSAWPGVIDTRVLDRSLALNLRLASVRCARRIEPAFRDAGLSSVELVALTLIQANPGIRQGHLASTLLLKPAHMTKLVQALQDQDLIERTTPDNDRRAVELHLSHRGEELATIERERVEAFEARMQAGLLSPAEQRQLLKLLKKVWQTEDQDPEAFEVDTVS
- a CDS encoding invasion associated locus B family protein is translated as MRRAAVKLSIAAAAALTGVAPAGAQPVLPPAPVIATYGAWALECEHTVGVAVDSCAATQTAAQQVGDPDAGGVVLTVLFVRGEGGSVEVMRVLAPLGVLLPSGLSLSVDGAEVGVAGFVRCLPPGCISEVALGEGLREALVAGRTAQFAVSLTPQSQAAVRVSLDGLGDALDALATASVSASGNDGAGAPDPDTDQ
- the rlmB gene encoding 23S rRNA (guanosine(2251)-2'-O)-methyltransferase RlmB; this encodes MDESEPYWLFGLHAVRAALANPRRAVHAMMATTNAMRRLEPLPRRIDAETVDVRRLNKLLGDAVHQGVALRVSPLDGVDIATLGEGRLVLCLDQITDPHNVGAILRSAAAFQADGVVVTRRHSASETGVLAKSASGALDMVPIAVETNMSRSVDALKAAGFYTVALDSEAEMSMSDLPAAERYAFVLGAEGKGVRPGVRANCDTVAAIEVPGALASLNVSNAAAITLYAAHTQLRRRVA
- a CDS encoding invasion associated locus B family protein, whose protein sequence is MLPRLWVLAAGLVAALGCALVDAAPAEAQGRIVGRYGDWQIRCQAEVGAPSEQCALVQNVQAQDRANIALSVVFIRTADQQVQILRVLAPLAILLPPGLGLSIDNVEVGAAGFVRCLASGCVAEVRLDDGLIERFEAGTTATFSIFRTPEEGIGIPISLEGFADGFAALENPPTETLADVAPPREPVATSTSSVSGIADLDTRFTPDDRTALDQLLEDDLFPYVAGAAGAVFLLIVVGGLLLVRGRSKPKPRRSRPAAKAKGGKRAAPTIVEDAEDDAEGADLEDLDDAEEDLRDEPVAPTRQQPRMLAAPRQPRAPTDPAPTPVREPRRLPGSEAGAQGQPPRRTAPPGPRPQTRPPRSS